Proteins encoded in a region of the Xylocopa sonorina isolate GNS202 chromosome 1, iyXylSono1_principal, whole genome shotgun sequence genome:
- the Psq gene encoding pipsqueak isoform X2, producing the protein MPCALSTERRMPFHFRWASPRRRSGPARNYPLVLRGRNLLVHGFVWLFHDVDSTNADTTSFSRRDFCTSSSSSFSSLSFSPPSPLFSSFIFFSFASSFSSCFIAPFFYSLSSSSSSSFSSSYSSSSSSPSSSTSLSTSSSSLSYFLPFSSSFSTYLSLFFPYCFFFFLSCPWCYFFFSLWYHSLDCSRLSFPSFFRHHCFFSPFIPLVLPLHVSTLSTRDRSATEYRNQSLLKTADQLKIKGLCEVPETKDGPPSVSLSSPPREPGTARINCTKVKRHPRYKRPRTTFEPRATDSRHYDRYKEEESNENYNRENKENHRDWQAEDEECTEATTGAVVLETCQRSSIGSIISNNNNNNNNNTSGNSNGNSTNNNNNNGLGHYGHHPDPGEVDLPPETQPTPPSATLVGTTITHLRDPDHHATEIQNCDSVKIKFETLHTMDSSDTIDIDSHMSDRASVSSKNAADSDNMMMITPELLGLMPSGSSVHSDSGENNSRSHTGQSSSHHHGSKSWTQEDMDAALEALRNHDMSLTKASATFGIPSTTLWQRAHRLGIDTPKKDGPTKSWSDESLNNALEALRTGTISANKASKAFGIPSSTLYKIARREGIRLAAPFNASPTTWSPADLDRALEAIRSGQTSVQRASTEFGIPTGTLYGRCKREGIELSRSNPTPWSEDAMTEALEAVRLGHMSINQAAIHYNLPYSSLYGRFKRGKYEEPAVGDLSQDGTSPHFHPSPTQNHSSAVVPDQMPYQGS; encoded by the exons ATGCCGTGCGCCCTCAGCACGGAACGCCGAATGCCATTTCACTTTCGTTGGGCTTCGCCGCGTAGGAGATCGGGCCCTGCCAGGAATTATCCTCTCGTTCTACGTGGTCGTAACCTCCTCGTACACGGTTTCGTCTGGCTTTTTCACGACGTCGACTCTACTAACGCTGATACCACCTCGTTTTCTCGTCGTGACTTCTgcacctcctcttcttcttctttttcttccctttctttttctcctccctCTCCTCTTTTCTCTTCCTTTATCTTCTTCTCCTTCGCTTCTTCCTTTTCCTCCTGCTTCATTGCCCCTTTCTTTTACTCcttgtcctcctcctcctcctcctccttctcctcctcctactcctcctcctcctcctccccctcTTCCTCCACCTCCTTATCCACTTCCTCTTCTTCCCTCTCCTACTTCTTaccgttttcttcttctttctctactTATCTATCGCTTTTCTTTCCTtactgcttcttcttcttcctttctTGCCCTTGGTGCTATTTCTTTTTTTCGCTCTGGTACCACTCGCTCGATTGTTCTCGTCTCTCTTTCCCCTCTTTCTTCCGGCACCACTGTTTCTTTTCGCCCTTCATTCCTCTCGTCCTTCCCTTGCACGTCTCTACTCTTTCAACGAGGGATCGTTCAGCCACGGAATATCGGAACCAG TCATTGTTAAAAACAGCCGATCAGCTGAAGATCAAAGGGCTCTGCGAAGTGCCGGAAACCAAAGATGGCCCACCCTCGGTAAGCCTGAGTTCACCGCCGAGAGAACCCGGCACTGCGAGGATAAATTGCACGAAGGTAAAGAGGCATCCACGGTACAAGAGACCCAGAACCACGTTCGAGCCTCGTGCTACGGATTCGAGACACTACGACCGATACAAAGAAGAAGAATCGAACGAGAATTATAATCGGGAGAACAAAGAG AACCATAGAGACTGGCAAGCCGAAGATGAGGAGTGTACAGAGGCAACCACGGGAGCAGTAGTCTTGGAAACTTGCCAGCGCAGCAGTATCGGTAGCATtatcagcaacaacaacaacaacaacaataataacaCTAGCGGTAATAGCAACGGTAACAGTACGAACAACAATAATAACAACG GTCTCGGTCACTACGGTCATCATCCGGATCCCGGAGAAGTTGATCTACCTCCAGAGACACAACCTACACCACCTAGCGCAACGTTGGTCGGTACTACCATTACCCATTTGAGGGATCCAGATCATCACGCCACAG AGATACAAAATTGCGACAGTGTAAAGATCAAATTCGAAACGTTACACACGATGGATTCGTCGGACACGATCGATATCGATAGCCATATGTCGGATCGGGCGAGCGTTAGTTCGAAGAATGCGGCCGACAGTGACAACATGATGATGATCACGCCGGAATTGCTTGGATTAATGCCTTCTGGGAGTTCGGTTCACTCGGATTCCGGCGAAAATAATTCAAGAAGCCACACCGGACAGTCCAGTTCTCACCATCATGGCTCGAAATCGTGGACACAAGAGGATATGGACGCCGCATTGGAAGCGTTGCGGAATCACGATATGAGCCTTACGAAAGCATCTG CAACGTTCGGTATTCCGTCCACGACGTTATGGCAAAGAGCGCATCGGCTCGGCATCGACACGCCGAAAAAGGACGGGCCCACCAAATCGTGGAGCGACGAGAGTTTAAATAACGCGCTCGAAGCGTTACGGACTGGAACAATATCGGCGAACAAAGCGTCGAAAGCGTTCGGTATACCATCGAGCACCCTGTATAAAATTGCGAGGAGGGAAGGCATCAGGCTCGCCGCCCCTTTCAACGCGAGTCCCACCACTTGGTCACCAGCCGATCTGGATCGCGCCCTCGAAGCGATCCGTTCCGGGCAAACGTCTGTGCAAAGGGCCTCCACCGAATTCGGTATACCGACCGGAACGTTATACGGTCGATGTAAACGAGAAGGAATCGAATTAAGCAGAAGTAATCCAACACCGTGGAGCGAAGATGCAATGACCGAAGCTCTCGAAGCTGTCAG ATTAGGCCACATGAGCATCAATCAAGCGGCTATCCATTATAACTTACCGTACTCTTCTCTGTACGGCCGTTTCAAGAGAGGCAAATACGAAGAGCCAGCTGTCGGCGACCTATCACAAGACGGCACCAGTCCTCATTTCCATCCAAGTCCAACACAGAATCATTCGTCCGCCGTCGTACCGGATCAAATGCCGTACCAGGGCAGCTGA
- the Psq gene encoding pipsqueak isoform X7, which yields MKRVKSLLKTADQLKIKGLCEVPETKDGPPSVSLSSPPREPGTARINCTKVKRHPRYKRPRTTFEPRATDSRHYDRYKEEESNENYNRENKENHRDWQAEDEECTEATTGAVVLETCQRSSIGSIISNNNNNNNNNTSGNSNGNSTNNNNNNGDMFCHTGLGHYGHHPDPGEVDLPPETQPTPPSATLVGTTITHLRDPDHHATEIQNCDSVKIKFETLHTMDSSDTIDIDSHMSDRASVSSKNAADSDNMMMITPELLGLMPSGSSVHSDSGENNSRSHTGQSSSHHHGSKSWTQEDMDAALEALRNHDMSLTKASATFGIPSTTLWQRAHRLGIDTPKKDGPTKSWSDESLNNALEALRTGTISANKASKAFGIPSSTLYKIARREGIRLAAPFNASPTTWSPADLDRALEAIRSGQTSVQRASTEFGIPTGTLYGRCKREGIELSRSNPTPWSEDAMTEALEAVRLGHMSINQAAIHYNLPYSSLYGRFKRGKYEEPAVGDLSQDGTSPHFHPSPTQNHSSAVVPDQMPYQGS from the exons ATGAAACGCGTTAAG TCATTGTTAAAAACAGCCGATCAGCTGAAGATCAAAGGGCTCTGCGAAGTGCCGGAAACCAAAGATGGCCCACCCTCGGTAAGCCTGAGTTCACCGCCGAGAGAACCCGGCACTGCGAGGATAAATTGCACGAAGGTAAAGAGGCATCCACGGTACAAGAGACCCAGAACCACGTTCGAGCCTCGTGCTACGGATTCGAGACACTACGACCGATACAAAGAAGAAGAATCGAACGAGAATTATAATCGGGAGAACAAAGAG AACCATAGAGACTGGCAAGCCGAAGATGAGGAGTGTACAGAGGCAACCACGGGAGCAGTAGTCTTGGAAACTTGCCAGCGCAGCAGTATCGGTAGCATtatcagcaacaacaacaacaacaacaataataacaCTAGCGGTAATAGCAACGGTAACAGTACGAACAACAATAATAACAACG GTGACATGTTTTGTCATACAGGTCTCGGTCACTACGGTCATCATCCGGATCCCGGAGAAGTTGATCTACCTCCAGAGACACAACCTACACCACCTAGCGCAACGTTGGTCGGTACTACCATTACCCATTTGAGGGATCCAGATCATCACGCCACAG AGATACAAAATTGCGACAGTGTAAAGATCAAATTCGAAACGTTACACACGATGGATTCGTCGGACACGATCGATATCGATAGCCATATGTCGGATCGGGCGAGCGTTAGTTCGAAGAATGCGGCCGACAGTGACAACATGATGATGATCACGCCGGAATTGCTTGGATTAATGCCTTCTGGGAGTTCGGTTCACTCGGATTCCGGCGAAAATAATTCAAGAAGCCACACCGGACAGTCCAGTTCTCACCATCATGGCTCGAAATCGTGGACACAAGAGGATATGGACGCCGCATTGGAAGCGTTGCGGAATCACGATATGAGCCTTACGAAAGCATCTG CAACGTTCGGTATTCCGTCCACGACGTTATGGCAAAGAGCGCATCGGCTCGGCATCGACACGCCGAAAAAGGACGGGCCCACCAAATCGTGGAGCGACGAGAGTTTAAATAACGCGCTCGAAGCGTTACGGACTGGAACAATATCGGCGAACAAAGCGTCGAAAGCGTTCGGTATACCATCGAGCACCCTGTATAAAATTGCGAGGAGGGAAGGCATCAGGCTCGCCGCCCCTTTCAACGCGAGTCCCACCACTTGGTCACCAGCCGATCTGGATCGCGCCCTCGAAGCGATCCGTTCCGGGCAAACGTCTGTGCAAAGGGCCTCCACCGAATTCGGTATACCGACCGGAACGTTATACGGTCGATGTAAACGAGAAGGAATCGAATTAAGCAGAAGTAATCCAACACCGTGGAGCGAAGATGCAATGACCGAAGCTCTCGAAGCTGTCAG ATTAGGCCACATGAGCATCAATCAAGCGGCTATCCATTATAACTTACCGTACTCTTCTCTGTACGGCCGTTTCAAGAGAGGCAAATACGAAGAGCCAGCTGTCGGCGACCTATCACAAGACGGCACCAGTCCTCATTTCCATCCAAGTCCAACACAGAATCATTCGTCCGCCGTCGTACCGGATCAAATGCCGTACCAGGGCAGCTGA